CGGTCGCCGAGAGGGCCACCGAGCGCGAGGGCTTCTTCCTGGTCGAGTTCGAGCGCTTCAAGGGGCCGCTCGACCTGCTGTTGCACCTCATCCGGTCGCAGGACATCGACATCTTCGAGATCCCGATCTCGACCATCACCAAACAATTCCTCGAGGCGATCCGGGGATTGGACGCTCACGACCTGGATGGAGCCGGGGAATTCCTGGAGATGGCGGCGACGCTCGTGCACATCAAAGCGCAGATGCTCCTGCCGCGCTCGGTCGAGGAGGAGGAGGAAGGAGACCCCCGAGCGGAGCTCGTGCGTCGGCTGCTCGAGTACGAGCAGATTCGCGAGATCTCGTTGCGTCTGCGAGTCGCGGAGGCGGATCGGGGCCGTCGATTCGGTAAGGGATACATCCCGCTGCGCCCGAAGATGCCTCAGGCCGAGGTCCCACTCGAGACCACCTGGGATGAGGTGTACGCCGCTGCCCTTCTGGTCGAGATGCCTGTTCCCCGGCAGCGGGAGCACCGAATCACGATCCGTACGGTGTCGATGCAGGCCAAGGTCGTTCTGATCCTGGACGCACTCAAGCATGAGTCCCGGGTCGAGTTCACGCGCCTGCTGGCCGGCTTCAAGGATCGCACGCACGGGGTGATGACGTTCCTGGCCAGTCTCGAGCTGACACGCCGCGGTGTGCTCTTCCTGCGCCAGACGCGGCCGTTCTCCGAGTTGTGGATCTATCGCAGGAACGAGCAAGTCGAGGAGGGGCTTCTGGCCGAAGTCGAGGCTCCCGAGGAGCCTCGCCCCGAAGCTCAAGCTGATGAAGGAGCGGAAGCTTGAACGCACCGCAAATCGTGGAAGCGGTCCTTTTTGCGTCGGATGCTCCCCTTAGCCCCGACGAGATTGCGCGCGCGGACGAGCTGCTCGATGAAGACCGAGTCGAAGAGGCGCTCCAGTCGCTGCAGGCGGAGTACGATGACGCACAAAGGGCCTTCCAGCTCGTGGAGGTCGCGGGGGGTTATCAGATCCTGACGCGCCCCGAATACGCACCGTATCTGGAGCGTTTCGACAATGTCCCACGCCCGGCGCGGCTCTCGGGTCCGTCGCTCGAGACGCTCGCGATCATCGCATACCGCCAGCCGATCGGGCGCTTGGAGGTCGAGTACGTCCGCGGAGTGGGGGCCTCCGGCGTGATCCGTACTTTGCAAGATCGCCGCCTGATCGACGTAGTCGGACGAGGGGAGGGGCTCGGCCGGCCCCTCTTGTACGGCACCACGACGCACTTCCTCGAACACTTCGGTTTCAAGTCCCTCGAAGGTCTGCCCCGCCCGGAGGAGCTTCCGATAATTCTGCGTGAGCGGCTGCCGCTCGGCGACGGAGCCACGGACAGCGACGCCCCGACGGCCGATGTGGACGAGGGGCGATCAGAAGAGCCGCAGGAGCCCGCCGAGCCGGATATCGGCGACGAAGACGACTCTCGAACCGACTCGGTCGACTAGTGTCCTATCCCAGAAGTTCGGCGTGCACCGAGGGTGCCGAGGCGCCGCGACCACTCGCCTTTCGGCGAGCGGTGCCCCAAGGCGCGACGACGAGGAATAGCAGGGCTATGGGGCACCCGCGCCGCAGGCGTGGGTCGAGGAGCAACGCAGCCAGGGTGGATGCATCGGTGCCTGAATGCCGGCGAACTTCTGGGATAGGACACTAACAGGCGGTGTCCGAAGGGATCCGCGTCCAGAAGTACCTGTCTCGTGCGGGACGCGCGTCCCGGCGGGAAGCTGAGCGGTTGATGCTCGCAGGACGAGTCCGCGTGAACGGGAAGGTCGTGCGAGAGTTGGGTGTCTGCGTGGTGCAGGGTCGCGACACTGTAGAGGTGGACGGCGAATTGGTCACGGGCGCCGAAGTTCGATGGATCGCGTTCCACAAGCCGCCGGGGGTGCTCACGACCAGGAGCGATCCGCATGGGGGCAGGACCGTGTACGATCTCTTGCCGCCCGAGCTGGGGGCGTTGCGCTACGTGGGCCGGCTCGATCGACCGGCGGAGGGACTGCTGCTCCTGACCAACGACGGAGACGTCGCGAACAGACTCCAGCATCCCAGCCGCGGCGTGGAGCGAGAGTATCTGGTTGTGGTGAATGGTGAAGTGGGTCGGGCGAGCCTGGCGGCTCTGACGCTTGGCGTCGATCTCGAGGACGGCCCAGCCAGGGCGGCTTCGGCCCGGATCGTCGAGCGCGGAGCGCACGATACCACACTCCGGTTGGTCCTGACCGAAGGCAGGAAGAGAGAAGTTCGACGCATGATGCTCGAGATCGGGCATGGCGTAAGTCGGCTCGTCCGACTCCGCTTCGGCACCGTCAACCTCGGAGATCTGGAGGCGGGTGCGTGGCGCGAGCTCGAGCCCGACGAACGAAAGAGCCTGGTGGCTCTGTCCATCAAGAGGTGATCATGTCCGAGCTTCCCAACCTCACCGTGGTCGACCATCCGCTCATCCGACACAAGCTTGCTTTGCTGCGCTCGGTCGATACGCCCACGAAGCTCTTCCGCGAGCTCGTCGAAGAGATCGCGATGCTCATGGCGTACGAGGTGACGCGTACGCTCGAGGAAGAGGAGGTCGAAGTCGTTACGCCGCTCGAGACCATGACCGGGCATCGCATCGCGGGCAAGAAACTCGTGGTCGTGCCGGTGCTGCGGGCGGGGCTTGGTATGGTCGAAGGTGTGCTGCGCCTCATCCCCGGCGCACGGATCGGGCACGTCGGCCTGGCGCGCGACGAAGAGTCTCTACAGCCCGTCGAGTACTACTTCAAAGTGCCGAGCGAGCCCGAAGCGCGGCGTTTCCTCGTCGTCGATCCCATGCTCGCGACCGGCGGGTCCGCTTCTGCGGCGATCGCGCGGCTGAAGAGCAGGGGCGTGCGCAGCATCACCTACATGTGCTTGGTCGCGGCCCCAGAAGGTGTGCGCGCCTTGGCAGAGGTCCATCCGGACGTGGCGCTCTTCACAGGCGTTCTGGACCGGCAGCTCAACGACGTCGGCTACATCCTGCCGGGGCTCGGGGACGCGGGCGATCGACTTTTCGGGACCAAGTAGCCTTCTAGTGAAACGAGCGCCGAGCCTTCCACGTCTCGGGGTGGAAGAGCAGTAGCACCGTGTAGATTTCGAGCCGGCCGACCAGCATGAAGAAGGAGAGCACGATGAGCGCGGGGTCTGACATCCACCCGTAGTTGTCCGTGGCGCCGACGTCACCGAAGCCAGGGCCTACGTTGCCTATCGTGGCTATGCTCGCCGCGATCGACGTCAGCGGATCCATGCCCAGGAAGCCGAGCACGACTGCGCCGGCGAGGCAGAGCAGGAGATATAGGATCACGAAGCCCGTGACGTTGGCCAGCACTTCCTGCTTCACGGTCTTCTCCCCGACCCGCGTCAACAGCACCGCCCGGGGGTGGAGGTGCTTCCTGAGCTCAATGGCGGTCTGCTTGACCAGCAGCAGGACGCGCATCGTCTTGATGCCGCCGCCAGTCGAGCCGGCCATTCCACCCACGAAGAAGAGCGCGAAGAGAGCCATCTGCGCCCCTGGAACCCACAGCTCGTAGTCGGCGGTCACGAAGCCTGTAGTGGTGGTGATCGAGGTCGCCTGGAATAGCGCGTCGCGCACGGCGGGCTCGAACGCGGCGTAGCTTCCCGACGCCAGGTTCACGACGGCGATCGCGATCGCGGCGAGTACCACGATGCAGGTGTAGAAGCGCCACTCATGGTCGCGGAAATAGACTGGTCGCCCGGTCGCCGCACGGAAGTGCAGTGAGAAGTTCACGCCCGCGAGATACATGAAGACGATCGTCACCCAGTGGATGTATGCCGAGTCGAACGAGGCGATCGACGCGTTCCTGGTACTGAAGCCCCCAGTGGCGAGCGTGGTGAAGCTGTGGTTCACCGCGTCGAAGAAACTCATGCCTCCCAGCAGATAGAGCGCGGTCTCCGCCGCGGTAAGGCCGACGTACACGAGCCAGAGCAGCTTCGCGGTCTGCGTAATACGGGGTCGCAGCCGCTCCGGGGTCGGTCCGGGCACCTCGGCCTTGAAGAGCTGCATGCCGCCGACACCCAGGTACGGCAGAACCGCAATCACGAGCACGATGATGCCCATCCCACCCAGCCACTGCGTCAGAGACCTCCAGAAGAGCACTCCGTGAGGAAGCGACTCGATGTCGGTGAACACCGACGCACCCGTGGTCGTGAAGCCCGACATCGCTTCGAAGAACGCGGTGACGGGTGAATCGAGCGCTCCTGTGAACAGATACGGAAGTGTCCCGAACGCGGCCGCCGCCGTCCAGGCCAGCGTGACGATCGCGAAGCCTTCTCTGGGTGTCAGGTCACCCTCGAACATCGTGATTCTGTACGTGAAGCCGCCCACGAAAAAGGTCACGATGCCGGCCAGGAGAATGCCCAGAGCGTCGCCGTCGCCGTACACGAACGCGACCCCTGCCGCCATGAACATCGACAGGGAAACGAAGATCTGGAGCAGACCTACGACGTTCGCGACCCGGGCTAGGGACATCAGTCGAAGAGCTGCTCGACCTCGGGGACCGCGTCCGGCAGCGCGAACACGATGACGTCGTCGCCCGGCAACACGATGTCGTCGCCGCGAGGGAGGATGATCTCGTCACCACGCACGATGGTGCCGATGACCGCGTCCTTCGGGAAGTGCACGTCTTTTAGCGCCTGGCCCGCGATCGCCGACCCTTCATCGACGCTGAACTCGATCATCTCGGCGTCGGTGCCGGTCAGCTCTGCGACGGTGACTACGTGACCCCGCCGAACGTAGCGCAGGATCGCGTTCACCGTGGACATCCGCGCAGATACCGATGCGTCCACGCCGACGCGCGGTACCAGTCGCAGATACTCGAACTTGTGTACCAGGCTCACGACCTTGTGGGCGCCCACGGTCTTGGCGAGCAGGCTCGAGAGCAAATTGGTCTCGTCGCTGTTGGTCGCTGCAACGAAGCCATCGATATCCGCTACGCCCTCCATCTCCAGGAGCTCGAGGTCGGTCGCGTCCGCGTGGAGCACGAGCGCGCGCGGCAATCGCTCCGCTAGCTCGAGACACCGCCGCCGATTTCGGTCGAGGATCGTGCAATCGATGCCCTTCGCGTCGAGGATCTCCGCGAGGTACTCGCCCTCTCTGCTACCTCCGGCGATCATCACGCGGCGTAGGCGGGACGACTTGTATCCAGCGAGCGGCGCGAGATCCTCGATCTCGCTGGTGGGGGAGAGCAGGTACAGTTGGTCTCCCGCCAGGATCTTGGAATCGCCCTTTGGAATGTGCGTCTTGCCGTCACGGACGATGGCGACCGTCGCATAGTGGTGGTCGTTCAAGTCCTCGGCGAGCTCGGCGAGCGTCTTGCCCGCCACTGGCGCCCCCTCCTTGATGCGCAGTCCGATGAGATGGACGCGACCCCCTGCGAAGGGCACGACATCGGTAGCGATCTCACTGCGCAGCAGGTCGAACGTCTCCCGTGCACACTCGCGCTCCGGGTTGATCATCAGGTCGATGCCCATCTGCTCTTGGGAGAGCACCGAGCCCTCTCCGTAGTACTCGGGATTCGATATGCGGGCCACGACGTGCTGCACGCCGAACTTCTTCGCCGCCATCGACGCGATGAGGTTGACTTCGTCCTTGCTCGTGACCGACAGCAGCATGTTCGCGTCGCTGATTCCGGCCTTTTCCAGCACAGGAAGCGAAGCGCCGTTACCTACGACGGTGAGGATGTCGAGCTGTTGCGAAGCGAAGTCCGCCCGCTCCGGGTCGGACTCGATCAGGATGACGTCCTGATTCTCTTCTGAGAGGCGCTTAGCCAGGTGGAAACCCACCTCGCCTGCGCCGAGAACGACCACTTTCATGCGAGAGCTCTGTCGCGGGCGTGCGAGTGCGGCGTCCAGGACGGACGGCGCTGGCGCATGAAGCTAGTTGGAAGGGGGCACTGCGCGAACGGTGGCATGGGCTGTATCTTCTTTGCCGCGGGCCCGTAGCTCAGTCGGTTAGAGCAGCCGACTCATAATCGGTAGGTCGCAGGTTCGAGCCCTGCCGGGCCCATTGCCGGGCCCATTGCGGGGACCCCTCTAGTCCAAGGGGTTCCGGCTGTTTCGTAGCTCAAAGTCCGGCATGTCCTTCCGCTTCGTCGCTCACCGGCGCCTGAGTGTGTGCCAGCCGGCTCCGAGCTGGTGGGGTAGCTCGGCCGCGGAAGAGGTGCGAGCCACTCCCGGCCGAGCTTGTCCTCGTCCCTGCGCCATCGGATGGCTCCGTGGCTCCCTCGGTCGGGCAGCCACTCCGAATACCGGAGGGCGACGATCGCGCCAATCCGGTGAGCGTGATCATCGTGAGTGGGCTGTTCGCTCTGGGGTTGCCGTTCGTATTGTTGTAGCGAACGCGACAGAGACGAGCTTACTGGCGCTCTGCAGCAGTACCGCGTATCCTATGACCGCTCCCGCCTCCGCCCCCGGGCTCGATGCCTGTATCTGGGAGCAGCATATGTGAAAGTCGAAGGCGGACCTCTCGCTCGTGGCCCTCACGATTCTTCCCGCGTGTTCCTCGGCGCGGTCCGGGCTAGGCCGTGGCAGGTCGGTACTCCCCCCTACCTGTTGGAGGTCGTGATCGGGCGCACAGCTGGCGGAGCGGAGTCGACGACGTGATCGCCGGCTGACCCCCCCTGGCGAGCGCCGCCGGCCACTCAACCTCGAAAAGCCCGTTCACTCGTGAGACGAATGACGCTCGCCGTGGGCGAGGCAAAGTTCGTTATGCCACGTCGACTGTGGAAGAGATCTCGGAGAAGTTCACCATGGATTACGCAAGCCACGCTCAAGAATTGGATATCGAAGTCAGAAAGGTGCTGCTCACCAGTGTTTGCCGGCCGCTGGGTGAGAAGTATGGCCACGGTCCCAGCGTGGGCTATGAACTTCTGCACGCCCAGGTAACTCGGGCCCAGGGGCTGTTCAGTCCCCGTTCGCTGCATGTGAGTTTTGGTCTGGAGTACATCGCTGAAAACATCGACGTACCCACGACGGTCCTGCAGTATCCCTCAAAGAGGGAATTCATCGGGGAATTGAAGTGCGGCCACGATTTGATCGGCATCTCATTCGTGCTCGGCACCTTCAACAGCATGAAGGAGCAAGTGGAACTCATCCGCAAATACTCCCCCCACAGCAAGATTGTGCTGGGAGGATATGGAACGGTTCTCTCAGATGAGACGCTCCTTCCTCTGGCTGACTTCATCTGCCGGGAGGAGGGAGTGGGATTCATGCGCCGGGTACTCGGACAGCCTGAGAAGGCCATGCCCTACAGCCACCCAACGATTGTCAATCCACTGACGGTCTTTGGCCGGAATGTTTCCCGTACCGGAGTCGTCTTCGGGGGGCTGGGTTGTCCCCATGGCTGCGATTTCTGTTGCACCTCGCATTTCTTCCGGCGCAAACATATTCGCTTGCTGCCCACCGGGGCCGATATCTACGCTGTGGTCCAGCGATACATGAAGTTGAGTCCCGAGATGACCATCATCATTCTCGACGAGGACTTCCTTCTCAATCGAAAGCGCGCCTTCGAATTCCGAGACTGCGTCGTAAGAGATGGCAAGGCGCTCTCGATCTTCTGTTTCGCCAGCGTGAAGGCCGTCAGCATGTATACGGTGACCGAGATTCTCGAGATGGGAATCGACGGGATATGGATCGGTTATGAGGGCACCAGGTCAGGTTTCGAAAAACAATCGGGCAGACCGGTTGAAGAGATCTTCACCGAATTCCGCGAGCATGGCATCACTATTCTTGCCTCCATGATTGTCGGCTTTGATTACCAGACGCCGGAGATCATCGAAGAGGAGCTATCGGGACTACTGGCACTGAAACCCTGCTTCAACCAGTTCCTCATCTACGGACCGGTGCCGGGCACGCCTTTCTTCGATCGGGTTGCGGAACAAGGTCTGCTTGTCCATGACGTGAGAGATGACCCCGTGGGATTGAGCCGAAAGGCTAGTGGATTCGACGCCCTGGTGAAGCATCCCAGCATGAGCGGTTTTGAAATCGAGAAGACGCAGAGGACATGCTTCGAGCAGGACTTCAAGCGCTTGGGTCCCTCAATATTCCGGTGCATCGAAACCTGGTTGCTCGGGCATTTGAAACTAAGGGATTCAGACAACCCCATCCTGCTGGACAAGGCCCGGATGTACGAGCGGCAACTCCGAGATTCCTATCCTGTGTTCCTGGCCGGGAGATTATTTGGTCCCACCCGGGAGGTTCGCCGCTGGATTGGACAGCTACAGGAGCGCATTCATTCTGTCATTGGCCGGCCGACGTTACCGGAGCGATTTCTGGCCGTCGCCGGCGTGGGCCTGGCTGCAGCCACAGGAACCGCTCTGAAACTGGGCTGGTTCCAACATCCCAAGCTCATTCGTCACACGTATGGTGAAAGAGAAGGTTCCTCAGCAGAATCTGTGTGAAAGAGATCGCGGCCCTCGGGCTCAAGCCTCCGCGACGTCCTCGCAAGACACGAATCGTGTGCGACAGGTCAGTCGCGCTCCGGATCCGGGGGTTTTCGGAGTCGCTTGGCTTGCCCTCGTTTGCGCTTGTTGCCGAGACGCTTCTCTTTCTCCCTGCGCGGCACCCGCGTCGATATACGAGGGGTCTTGCGACGCAGGAGCTTCTCGAGCTTCTCGCGCAGTCGCTCGAGCGCCCGGGTGCGGTTGCGATGCTGGCTGCGCTCCTCACGGGCCACCACTCGGAGGCCAGAGGGCAGGTGTACCAGCCGGACGCCGCTCTCGCTCGTATTTTGGTGCTGTCCGCCGGGTCCGCCCGCACGAAAAGTCTCCACGCGGCACTCGGCGAGGAGCTGCTCGTCCGAGTCGGGAATCTCCAAGTATGGGCTCGTCTCATTGTCCATTGCAGAGTCGCCCTCGGGCTATGGCACCATTTCGACGGTAGGGGTAGTGTTTGGCGCGCGCCGTATCTGCGGCGTCCCAACTAGCCCCTGCTAAGACCTCATGATCTTCGAGCGCACGGAGGAACATCCGGGCGCCAGGTTTCTCCTCATCCTGGCGTGTTTGGTCGTCGTGGTCTACGGGCTGAAATCTGCGGCGCCGATTCTGCTGCCTACCGCTCTAGCGCTGTTCCTCTCTGTTCTGAGCCTCCCGATCATGCTCTGGCTGGTGCACCACCGGGTACCGGCGGGGTTCGCGACCTTGATCACGGTGCTCATCTTCGTCTCAGTCGTCGGCCTACTGATCCTGGTGGCGAGCCAATCGGTTACCGACCTCCAGGACAATATCCAACGGTACCAGGACCTGTTCGGAGAACGCGTGGCAGCCGTGATAGAGTGGGTCGACGGTCTGAGCCCGAACTTCGACGTCAGCCCTTACATCACCACGGACCTGATCAATCCGACCGCGGTCGTGGACCTCGTGCAAGGCACGATCGGGCG
The sequence above is a segment of the Gemmatimonadota bacterium genome. Coding sequences within it:
- the upp gene encoding uracil phosphoribosyltransferase, with the translated sequence MSELPNLTVVDHPLIRHKLALLRSVDTPTKLFRELVEEIAMLMAYEVTRTLEEEEVEVVTPLETMTGHRIAGKKLVVVPVLRAGLGMVEGVLRLIPGARIGHVGLARDEESLQPVEYYFKVPSEPEARRFLVVDPMLATGGSASAAIARLKSRGVRSITYMCLVAAPEGVRALAEVHPDVALFTGVLDRQLNDVGYILPGLGDAGDRLFGTK
- a CDS encoding peptide chain release factor-like protein; translated protein: MDNETSPYLEIPDSDEQLLAECRVETFRAGGPGGQHQNTSESGVRLVHLPSGLRVVAREERSQHRNRTRALERLREKLEKLLRRKTPRISTRVPRREKEKRLGNKRKRGQAKRLRKPPDPERD
- a CDS encoding rRNA pseudouridine synthase, which codes for MSEGIRVQKYLSRAGRASRREAERLMLAGRVRVNGKVVRELGVCVVQGRDTVEVDGELVTGAEVRWIAFHKPPGVLTTRSDPHGGRTVYDLLPPELGALRYVGRLDRPAEGLLLLTNDGDVANRLQHPSRGVEREYLVVVNGEVGRASLAALTLGVDLEDGPARAASARIVERGAHDTTLRLVLTEGRKREVRRMMLEIGHGVSRLVRLRFGTVNLGDLEAGAWRELEPDERKSLVALSIKR
- the scpB gene encoding SMC-Scp complex subunit ScpB translates to MNAPQIVEAVLFASDAPLSPDEIARADELLDEDRVEEALQSLQAEYDDAQRAFQLVEVAGGYQILTRPEYAPYLERFDNVPRPARLSGPSLETLAIIAYRQPIGRLEVEYVRGVGASGVIRTLQDRRLIDVVGRGEGLGRPLLYGTTTHFLEHFGFKSLEGLPRPEELPIILRERLPLGDGATDSDAPTADVDEGRSEEPQEPAEPDIGDEDDSRTDSVD
- a CDS encoding segregation/condensation protein A, with amino-acid sequence MDLTVAERATEREGFFLVEFERFKGPLDLLLHLIRSQDIDIFEIPISTITKQFLEAIRGLDAHDLDGAGEFLEMAATLVHIKAQMLLPRSVEEEEEGDPRAELVRRLLEYEQIREISLRLRVAEADRGRRFGKGYIPLRPKMPQAEVPLETTWDEVYAAALLVEMPVPRQREHRITIRTVSMQAKVVLILDALKHESRVEFTRLLAGFKDRTHGVMTFLASLELTRRGVLFLRQTRPFSELWIYRRNEQVEEGLLAEVEAPEEPRPEAQADEGAEA
- a CDS encoding TrkH family potassium uptake protein; protein product: MSLARVANVVGLLQIFVSLSMFMAAGVAFVYGDGDALGILLAGIVTFFVGGFTYRITMFEGDLTPREGFAIVTLAWTAAAAFGTLPYLFTGALDSPVTAFFEAMSGFTTTGASVFTDIESLPHGVLFWRSLTQWLGGMGIIVLVIAVLPYLGVGGMQLFKAEVPGPTPERLRPRITQTAKLLWLVYVGLTAAETALYLLGGMSFFDAVNHSFTTLATGGFSTRNASIASFDSAYIHWVTIVFMYLAGVNFSLHFRAATGRPVYFRDHEWRFYTCIVVLAAIAIAVVNLASGSYAAFEPAVRDALFQATSITTTTGFVTADYELWVPGAQMALFALFFVGGMAGSTGGGIKTMRVLLLVKQTAIELRKHLHPRAVLLTRVGEKTVKQEVLANVTGFVILYLLLCLAGAVVLGFLGMDPLTSIAASIATIGNVGPGFGDVGATDNYGWMSDPALIVLSFFMLVGRLEIYTVLLLFHPETWKARRSFH
- the trkA gene encoding Trk system potassium transporter TrkA; amino-acid sequence: MKVVVLGAGEVGFHLAKRLSEENQDVILIESDPERADFASQQLDILTVVGNGASLPVLEKAGISDANMLLSVTSKDEVNLIASMAAKKFGVQHVVARISNPEYYGEGSVLSQEQMGIDLMINPERECARETFDLLRSEIATDVVPFAGGRVHLIGLRIKEGAPVAGKTLAELAEDLNDHHYATVAIVRDGKTHIPKGDSKILAGDQLYLLSPTSEIEDLAPLAGYKSSRLRRVMIAGGSREGEYLAEILDAKGIDCTILDRNRRRCLELAERLPRALVLHADATDLELLEMEGVADIDGFVAATNSDETNLLSSLLAKTVGAHKVVSLVHKFEYLRLVPRVGVDASVSARMSTVNAILRYVRRGHVVTVAELTGTDAEMIEFSVDEGSAIAGQALKDVHFPKDAVIGTIVRGDEIILPRGDDIVLPGDDVIVFALPDAVPEVEQLFD